The following proteins are co-located in the Cryptococcus neoformans var. grubii H99 chromosome 1, complete sequence genome:
- a CDS encoding nuclear protein SNF4: protein MSSTSPTASFRPNQRPSQSYHPQISTSTTSSTASQAFSDRAPVSITRRPSRATHPPMAPPRPLTHDEALEALRAFLKERSSYDVFPVSFRLIVLDTQLKVKKALDVMLLYGVVSAPLWNTSSAQFAGMFTVQDVIHLIQYYYHTSSWEGATADVEQFRLQSIRDIEKVLHVPPPPLLYVHPLRPLYDACRYLIRTHARRLPLIDKDPQTNGEVVISVLTQYRVLKFIAMNCRDITQYLTASVQELGIGTYVSPNPDSSNTNKFWPIAAATMKTTVFDVVHMFSEQGISAVPIVDDQGKVLNLYETVDVITLVRNGAYTSLDLTIAQALKQRAVDFAGVVTCSPKDSLSAIFSLIKIRRVHRLVVVAGQDDEQPGRLVGVISLSDIMRALIGSDIPLGGAGVGAMGVDRALREEGEDGVFARSEGSKSAGTSTEGQSTE from the exons ATGTCCTCCACATCTCCTACAGCATCCTTTCGCCCTAATCAACGGCCCTCTCAATCCTATCATCCCCAAATTTCGACGTCCACGACGTCATCTACAGCTTCTCAAGCCTTCTCCGACCGTGCTCCCGTTTCTATCACCCGTCGCCCATCACGCGCGACACATCCACCAATGGCTCCTCCAAGGCCGCTGACTCATGACGAAGCTCTCGAAGCACTCCGAGCTTTTCTGAAAGAACGCTCTAGCTATGATGTTTTCCCAGTCAGCTTTAGGCTGATAGTGCTTGACACACAACtaaaggtgaagaaggcatTGGATGTGATGCTATTGTACG GGGTGGTCTCTGCACCTTTATGGAACACATCGTCAGCTCAATTTGCCG GGATGTTTACGGTTCAAGATGTCATCCATCTGATCCAATATTATTATCATACTTCAAGTTGGGAAGGTGCCACAGCGGACGTAGAGCAATTTAGATTGCAGAGTATCAGAG ACATTGAAAAGGTCCTTCACGTTCCGCCGCCACCACTCCTCTATGTACATCCTCTCCGCCCATTATATGACGCCTGTCGGTATCTTATTCGCACGCATGCTCGGCGCCTTCCCCTCATTGACAAGGATCCACAAACCAACGGAGAGGTTGTGATCAGTGTTTTAACGCAGTACAGGGTACTGAAATTCATTGCCATGAAT TGCCGAGACATTACGCAATACCTTACTGCTTCTGTCCAGGAACTCGGCATCGGAACATATGTCTCGCCCAATCCTGATTCTTCAAACACTAACAAGTTTTGGCCGATAGCTGCTGCCACAATGAAAACGACAGTGTTTGATGTGGTGCATATGTTCTCGGAACAGGGAATTAGTGCTGTGCCAATCGTCGATGACCAGGGCAAAGTACTCAATCTGTATGAAACTGTTGATGTCATT ACTCTGGTGCGGAATGGCGCATATACTTCGCTTGATTTGACCATTGCACAAGCTCTGAAACAACGGGCTGTTGACTTCGCTGGTGTGGTAACTTGTTCGCCAAAGGATTCCCTTAGCGCGATATTCAGTTTGATCAAGATTAGACGAGTGCATAGGCTGGTAGTTGTGGCAGGACAGGATGACGAGCAACCAGGAAGGCTGGTGGGTGTGATCAGCTTGAGTGATATAATGCGCGCATTAATT GGAAGCGATATTCCTCTCGGAGGCGCTGGCGTGGGGGCCATGGGTGTGGATCGGGCGCtaagagaagaaggagaagatggtgttTTTGCCAGGTCTGAAGGTAGCAAAAGCGCGGGCACGAGCACGGAGGGGCAAAGTACAGAATAA